One stretch of Dissulfurimicrobium hydrothermale DNA includes these proteins:
- the fabF gene encoding beta-ketoacyl-ACP synthase II, with protein sequence MRRVAITGMGVISPVGNTKEEFFNNLLEGKSGIKRLSAPFADLLTTKIAAEVDFSPGEYFTKKDARTLDRVSQFALVAASQAWEDAGLELDEEEKKRAGVYIGTGMGGARTIEDTYMQVYKNQVKRVSPLTVVMIMNNAPASHLSIQYGFRGPCLTFSTACSSSAVAIGEAFRQIKDGYADVMLAGGAESLLGLVIIMSWQSIGTLAREADDPSTSCRPFSLDRTGFVLGEGAAIFVLEKMDRAKARGARIYGELVGYGSTADATHIARPSLEGQARAISLALAEARLGPGDIDYINAHGTATVLNDIVETQAIKKVFGQRAYEIPISSTKSMHGHLLGATGAVELVASVLAMTYQAVPPTATLMAPDPECDLDYVPGKGRTGQNIRTVMSNSFSFGGTNAVLIVRKYE encoded by the coding sequence ATGAGACGGGTCGCAATCACCGGAATGGGGGTCATCTCTCCTGTGGGGAATACTAAAGAAGAGTTCTTTAACAACCTTCTTGAAGGAAAATCAGGTATCAAAAGACTGTCCGCGCCTTTCGCCGACCTCCTCACCACGAAAATCGCCGCTGAAGTCGATTTCAGTCCTGGGGAGTATTTCACTAAAAAAGACGCCAGGACACTGGACAGAGTAAGCCAGTTTGCGCTTGTCGCCGCGTCGCAGGCCTGGGAAGACGCAGGGCTTGAGCTTGACGAGGAAGAAAAAAAACGCGCCGGCGTATATATCGGGACGGGGATGGGGGGCGCCCGCACCATCGAAGATACGTATATGCAGGTTTATAAAAACCAGGTAAAGAGGGTGAGCCCTCTTACGGTAGTCATGATAATGAACAATGCACCGGCCTCTCACTTGTCCATACAGTATGGATTCAGGGGCCCCTGCCTTACATTCTCTACCGCCTGCTCTTCATCGGCGGTTGCTATCGGCGAGGCCTTTCGGCAGATCAAGGATGGGTACGCCGATGTCATGCTCGCCGGCGGTGCGGAATCTCTTCTCGGGTTAGTCATCATCATGAGTTGGCAGTCGATCGGCACCCTGGCGCGCGAGGCGGATGACCCCTCGACATCGTGCCGGCCTTTTTCCCTGGACAGGACGGGATTTGTCCTTGGCGAAGGTGCGGCCATTTTCGTACTGGAGAAGATGGACAGGGCAAAGGCGCGAGGCGCCCGCATCTACGGTGAACTCGTGGGCTATGGATCTACGGCGGATGCGACCCATATCGCAAGACCCTCCCTCGAAGGTCAGGCCCGGGCCATCTCTCTCGCTCTTGCAGAGGCGCGGCTGGGCCCGGGCGACATCGACTATATCAATGCCCATGGAACGGCCACGGTGCTCAACGATATTGTCGAGACCCAGGCGATCAAAAAGGTGTTCGGTCAACGCGCCTATGAAATTCCAATCAGTTCCACCAAATCAATGCACGGGCACCTCCTCGGCGCAACCGGCGCTGTGGAGCTTGTTGCTTCCGTCCTCGCCATGACGTACCAGGCAGTCCCGCCCACAGCAACCCTCATGGCGCCGGACCCAGAATGCGACCTTGACTATGTGCCTGGGAAGGGCAGGACAGGACAGAATATAAGGACAGTGATGTCCAACTCCTTTTCCTTCGGCGGCACGAACGCGGTGCTTATCGTGAGGAAATATGAGTGA
- a CDS encoding alpha/beta hydrolase, which produces MSDHKIEIDMKGGDDAVLLIHGLTGSPFEMKYLARRLNRAGFTVKGPCLAGHGKTLSDLKKSRWQDWYRTVADEFRELKEQYATVSVAGLCMGALLALFLSAEFKREVAAIALLSTTLFYDGWGLPWYKFLLPLAYYTPAGYIYSFEEREPYGIKNKALRVRIVELMKDSSIAHSSVPGVSMRELFKLINTTKKLIPQVKTPTLILHSQEDDLASKKNALYVQKNIGARDVRMVLLDDCYHMLPIDNQRDVVADEIITFFKDRTALRRKSFRDTRIISTKNLASSNLR; this is translated from the coding sequence ATGAGTGACCATAAAATAGAAATAGATATGAAGGGCGGAGACGACGCCGTTCTTTTGATTCACGGATTGACCGGCAGCCCTTTTGAGATGAAATACCTGGCCCGCAGGCTTAACAGGGCAGGCTTCACAGTTAAGGGACCATGTCTGGCAGGCCATGGGAAGACGCTTTCAGATCTGAAAAAAAGCCGGTGGCAGGACTGGTACCGAACTGTCGCTGACGAATTCCGTGAATTAAAAGAACAGTATGCAACGGTTTCCGTGGCAGGGCTGTGCATGGGGGCGCTGTTGGCGTTGTTCCTGTCAGCGGAGTTTAAAAGGGAGGTAGCAGCAATCGCCCTCCTCTCGACGACGTTGTTCTATGACGGCTGGGGGCTGCCATGGTACAAATTTCTTCTGCCCTTGGCCTATTATACTCCAGCCGGATATATTTATTCATTTGAGGAACGCGAACCATACGGGATCAAGAACAAGGCCCTTCGTGTCCGGATAGTGGAACTCATGAAAGACAGCTCGATAGCCCATTCAAGCGTTCCGGGCGTGAGTATGCGTGAATTGTTCAAGCTGATCAACACGACAAAAAAACTTATCCCTCAAGTAAAGACACCCACCCTTATCCTTCACTCTCAGGAGGATGACCTGGCCAGTAAAAAGAACGCGCTGTATGTGCAGAAGAATATCGGCGCCCGTGATGTCCGCATGGTCCTTCTCGATGACTGCTATCATATGTTGCCCATTGATAACCAACGGGACGTAGTGGCAGATGAGATTATCACTTTTTTCAAGGATCGCACGGCGTTGAGGAGAAAATCATTTAGAGACACCCGAATAATTTCAACTAAAAACCTGGCATCTTCTAATTTAAGGTAG
- a CDS encoding ArnT family glycosyltransferase: protein MSNLRSIKFLLPLIVAITLFVSFFRLGATTLFDVDEAVFAEATKEMIKTGDFITPTYNGVNRYDKPILFYWMMAASYKTFGINEFAARFPSALAGTLLVLSIFFFVRRFIGEKYAVYSTISFVLSIYFFVYSHAAVTDMLLTLFITVSIFSFYIFNADDFSDGSHISPYVRAMFSYGFYLFSALAFLTKGLIGIVFPFGIAIIYLAITKGPKEIKRVFNIKGIVLFLIVSGPWYGAQLAINGMEFVDQFFIKHHFARYLDVISGHRGPFYYFIPVLLLGFFPWIVFFPSGIRAVIKDSNLTLLIRNIFNDKKRKPVDHRASIGLLAFIWFAVIFLFFSFSTTKLPNYILPSIPAVAILISIGLSEHDKWEEYSYVVLGVFSFIVGMIIFFFSKKYLFKIGVYDDTTWTLGISFLMFGMIIVSLYRLFLKKTVFFYLCTLMTIFLIVFSINALPIINEYLQGTLYRYSLYIKKNLPANEKIIVYDLNKPSIIFYSDHKILSIRNKEDMIRALEKNAHAVVIAKAKNISNLTQLGLNVLKNEGDYAILERK from the coding sequence ATGAGCAATTTGCGATCAATAAAATTTTTATTACCTCTTATCGTTGCAATCACCCTGTTCGTTTCCTTTTTCAGGCTTGGCGCAACAACGCTTTTTGATGTAGATGAAGCGGTCTTTGCAGAGGCCACAAAGGAGATGATCAAGACCGGTGACTTCATAACTCCTACCTATAATGGAGTGAATCGATACGATAAACCGATTCTTTTCTATTGGATGATGGCAGCGTCTTATAAGACATTTGGTATAAACGAATTTGCTGCTCGATTTCCATCTGCCTTAGCAGGTACGCTGTTGGTATTATCTATTTTTTTCTTCGTCAGACGTTTTATTGGCGAAAAATATGCCGTTTACTCAACCATATCTTTTGTTTTATCTATTTATTTTTTTGTTTATTCTCATGCAGCAGTTACAGATATGTTGCTTACACTATTTATAACAGTTTCCATATTTTCTTTTTATATCTTCAATGCCGATGATTTCAGCGATGGTTCTCATATCTCTCCTTATGTGAGAGCTATGTTCAGTTATGGATTTTATTTATTTTCAGCCCTTGCATTCCTTACCAAAGGATTGATAGGGATAGTTTTCCCTTTTGGTATTGCCATTATCTATCTGGCAATTACAAAAGGCCCAAAGGAAATCAAAAGGGTGTTCAATATTAAAGGTATTGTTCTATTCCTAATTGTTTCAGGGCCATGGTATGGCGCCCAATTGGCCATCAACGGCATGGAATTTGTAGATCAGTTTTTTATAAAACATCACTTCGCCAGATATCTGGATGTTATATCGGGTCATAGGGGACCTTTTTATTATTTTATTCCTGTGTTGTTACTTGGGTTTTTCCCATGGATTGTCTTCTTCCCGTCGGGCATCAGGGCAGTGATCAAAGACAGTAATCTAACTCTTCTAATAAGAAATATTTTTAATGATAAAAAAAGAAAGCCCGTCGACCATAGAGCGTCAATTGGTCTACTTGCCTTCATATGGTTTGCTGTTATATTTTTGTTTTTTTCATTTTCTACGACGAAACTTCCGAATTATATCCTCCCGTCTATACCGGCAGTGGCGATACTCATTTCAATAGGTTTGTCAGAACATGATAAATGGGAGGAGTACAGTTACGTAGTCTTAGGCGTTTTTTCATTTATTGTTGGTATGATTATCTTCTTCTTCAGTAAGAAGTATCTTTTTAAGATAGGCGTTTATGATGATACTACATGGACATTAGGAATTAGTTTTCTAATGTTTGGAATGATAATCGTAAGTTTATATAGGCTGTTTTTAAAAAAAACAGTCTTTTTCTATTTATGTACATTGATGACTATCTTTTTAATTGTTTTCTCTATCAATGCATTGCCTATTATAAATGAATATCTTCAGGGTACGCTCTATAGATATAGTTTATATATTAAAAAAAATCTGCCTGCTAATGAAAAAATAATTGTATATGATTTGAATAAACCCAGTATTATTTTTTATTCCGATCATAAAATATTAAGCATAAGAAATAAAGAAGATATGATACGTGCTCTTGAAAAGAATGCGCATGCAGTTGTAATCGCAAAGGCAAAAAATATATCAAATCTTACGCAGCTTGGTCTGAACGTATTGAAAAATGAGGGCGATTATGCAATTCTTGAAAGAAAATAA
- a CDS encoding phosphatase PAP2 family protein: protein MQFLKENKILFILLLLILPLFLFHFDKLTIESVRNLHENDLVISRLLELIDPVVNFIGYGLTLILSGLLLYIVGKFIDKKLYECGKVLFISLISAGIVVQIIKHIIGRARPRLTDNLVLIGPSIKSGYDSFPSGHTTLAFCFAYILSRYYPRYRSLFYGFAVLIGFERIEDTAHFPSDVLVGMVVGMLVGKAVSAFILKSSTPLHLHPGSEGHIGRQGPF, encoded by the coding sequence ATGCAATTCTTGAAAGAAAATAAAATTTTATTCATTCTATTGCTATTGATTTTGCCGCTGTTTTTATTTCATTTTGATAAATTGACAATTGAATCAGTAAGAAATTTACATGAGAATGATTTAGTTATTTCACGATTGCTTGAGTTAATCGATCCTGTAGTAAATTTTATTGGTTATGGTTTAACGTTGATACTTAGTGGATTGCTGCTTTATATCGTCGGAAAATTTATCGATAAGAAGCTGTATGAATGCGGAAAGGTCTTGTTTATAAGTTTGATATCTGCCGGTATAGTCGTTCAAATCATCAAGCACATTATAGGGAGGGCGAGACCAAGATTGACTGATAATCTTGTGTTAATAGGTCCCTCAATTAAAAGCGGATACGATTCATTTCCATCAGGTCATACTACCCTGGCGTTTTGTTTTGCCTATATACTCTCGAGATATTATCCTCGATATAGGAGTCTATTTTATGGCTTTGCTGTTCTTATAGGTTTTGAGAGGATTGAAGATACAGCACATTTCCCATCCGATGTGTTGGTGGGGATGGTTGTAGGGATGTTGGTCGGAAAGGCTGTAAGTGCCTTTATTTTGAAATCGTCCACACCCCTGCACCTCCATCCTGGATCAGAAGGGCATATTGGGCGTCAAGGCCCATTTTAG
- a CDS encoding ArnT family glycosyltransferase, producing the protein MDNHLREGDKKAFYVFLLAISVAMAVNVAYPYLWGPDEPREAESAREALETGNFVIPHLCGLPFLEKPPLYYDMIAAAYKLTGRITPPVARAVSAGLGALMLASVFFFGLKWGGMRRGVLAALILASMPQFYRYSHWILLDIGVGAFSVMALSAFFYWLSWADDEKKKNLALFIFYLGSLCAFLTKGIVGVFHTAVVTAAFLFATRRTSTMKQLLSSPFIFVFLAPMAVWIYLYYREGGICYLHEHFVNNIIGRFIHRHFELAGCHFYWTDLGNQAPWYFYIQRLPDMFGLALVVLPFALWSDVQRLRKGELAKNNHEPVIFLIIWMILPIALLSFPVIKEVSYVLPSYGAAAILIAGWLDERLEGVNRLRWEGVSWLFMIILLAASRPIFLGWLHVNVKTYLVISAVFFLAVIPFMIKAVSKKHFTRLTFLTISMAIGALVIANTPKVILHTRPHLKNKCYMCLANMIKPFLEDKTIYLYKPGDTLRGAIPFYMNKTTYEIDRPWELCSALLSNNGVVIMDKDSINDLTIEPPCLLIALLGNYRIVILPKMGLDAQYALLIQDGGAGVWTISK; encoded by the coding sequence ATGGACAATCACCTCAGAGAAGGTGACAAAAAGGCATTTTATGTATTTTTACTGGCCATTTCTGTAGCGATGGCTGTAAATGTCGCATATCCATATCTCTGGGGGCCTGATGAGCCAAGAGAGGCCGAGTCGGCAAGGGAGGCCCTTGAGACCGGAAACTTCGTCATCCCGCACTTGTGTGGCTTGCCCTTTCTAGAAAAGCCACCTCTTTATTACGACATGATCGCCGCAGCCTACAAGCTGACAGGCCGCATCACGCCGCCGGTTGCAAGGGCTGTATCCGCCGGCCTCGGCGCCCTGATGCTGGCGTCGGTCTTCTTCTTCGGCCTCAAATGGGGAGGGATGCGAAGGGGTGTACTTGCAGCCCTGATACTTGCATCCATGCCGCAGTTTTACAGATACAGCCACTGGATACTCCTCGACATTGGAGTAGGGGCCTTCAGTGTGATGGCCCTCTCGGCCTTTTTTTACTGGCTGAGCTGGGCAGATGACGAAAAAAAGAAAAATCTGGCGCTTTTTATATTTTATCTGGGGAGCCTGTGCGCCTTTCTCACAAAAGGCATAGTTGGCGTCTTTCACACAGCTGTCGTAACAGCGGCTTTTCTGTTTGCAACAAGACGCACATCTACCATGAAACAGCTATTGTCCTCCCCTTTCATCTTTGTCTTTCTCGCACCCATGGCCGTCTGGATCTATCTCTATTATAGAGAAGGTGGGATCTGCTATTTACACGAACACTTTGTAAACAATATCATCGGGAGATTCATACACAGGCATTTTGAACTGGCTGGATGTCATTTTTATTGGACGGACCTCGGAAACCAGGCGCCGTGGTATTTCTATATCCAAAGGCTTCCTGACATGTTCGGCCTGGCACTTGTCGTCCTGCCCTTTGCATTGTGGAGCGACGTACAAAGGTTACGCAAGGGCGAACTTGCGAAAAATAACCATGAACCCGTCATCTTCCTTATCATCTGGATGATCCTCCCCATAGCCCTCCTCTCGTTCCCGGTAATAAAGGAAGTGAGCTATGTCCTTCCTTCTTATGGAGCCGCCGCCATCCTGATCGCAGGTTGGCTTGACGAAAGACTTGAGGGGGTCAATAGACTCAGATGGGAGGGCGTGTCTTGGCTCTTCATGATCATCCTGCTCGCTGCATCAAGGCCGATCTTTCTTGGGTGGCTACACGTAAATGTAAAGACCTATCTAGTAATCTCGGCCGTCTTTTTCCTTGCCGTTATACCGTTTATGATCAAAGCTGTGTCAAAGAAGCACTTTACAAGGCTTACATTCCTGACGATCTCAATGGCCATTGGCGCCCTGGTGATAGCCAACACCCCCAAAGTCATTCTCCATACAAGACCGCACCTCAAAAACAAATGCTACATGTGCCTTGCCAATATGATCAAGCCATTTCTAGAAGACAAAACGATCTATCTATATAAGCCTGGCGACACATTAAGGGGCGCCATACCTTTTTATATGAACAAAACTACATACGAGATAGACAGACCATGGGAGCTCTGCTCTGCCCTTCTATCAAACAATGGTGTTGTCATAATGGACAAAGACAGCATAAATGATTTAACTATCGAACCTCCCTGCCTATTGATAGCCTTGCTTGGAAATTACCGCATCGTCATACTTCCTAAAATGGGCCTTGACGCCCAATATGCCCTTCTGATCCAGGATGGAGGTGCAGGGGTGTGGACGATTTCAAAATAA
- a CDS encoding alpha-D-glucose phosphate-specific phosphoglucomutase produces MQVKAIKTAPFKDQKPGTSGLRKKTSVFKTPGYLENFIQSIFDCMKEKRAIVLGGDGRYYNNEAIQTILKMAAANGIGKVLVGKGGILSTPAASCVIRKYGLSGGIILSASHNPGGPEGDFGVKFNIQNGGPAPEAVTEAIFRRSLEITEYKIIEGCGEIDIGKVGKSRLHQTEIEIFDPVSDYAALMEGLFDFERINGLLRSGFSMRFDAMNAVTGPYAEEIFERRLGAPSGTVINGTPLPDFGGRHPDPNLTYAKGLVDLMFSPGAPDLGAASDGDGDRNMILGKGIFVTPSDSLAVLAANADTVPGYKDGLKGVARSMPTSAAVDRVAETLHIPCYETPTGWKYFGNLLDADLVTLCGEESFGTGSIHIREKDGLWAVLFWLNILATRNKGVAEVVQGHWRRFGRNFYQRHDYEDLDQDTARLLIERLRNALPGLKNKVFNGYEIEAADEFSYEDPVEGGLITGQGIRIMLKGGARIVFRLSGTGTSGATLRIYLERYEKVPDLHIQEPKDALRGLVSAADGIARIKETLKRDEPTVIT; encoded by the coding sequence ATGCAGGTAAAAGCCATAAAAACCGCTCCGTTTAAAGACCAGAAACCAGGAACATCCGGGCTGCGGAAAAAGACCAGCGTATTCAAGACGCCAGGCTATCTTGAAAACTTCATCCAGTCCATCTTTGACTGCATGAAAGAAAAGCGGGCGATAGTGCTAGGCGGCGACGGGCGTTATTACAACAACGAGGCCATCCAGACAATTTTAAAAATGGCGGCGGCAAACGGCATAGGAAAGGTGCTCGTGGGCAAGGGCGGCATCCTTTCGACTCCTGCAGCCTCATGCGTGATAAGAAAATACGGGCTTTCAGGCGGAATCATCCTCTCGGCAAGCCACAACCCTGGCGGACCGGAAGGTGACTTCGGGGTCAAGTTCAACATACAAAACGGCGGCCCTGCCCCTGAAGCCGTGACAGAAGCGATCTTCAGGCGAAGCCTTGAGATTACGGAATACAAAATCATCGAAGGTTGCGGCGAGATAGACATAGGGAAAGTCGGCAAGTCCCGCCTTCATCAGACCGAGATCGAGATATTTGACCCTGTCAGCGATTACGCCGCCTTAATGGAGGGACTCTTTGACTTTGAGCGCATAAATGGACTTTTGAGATCTGGCTTCTCGATGCGTTTCGACGCCATGAACGCCGTAACTGGCCCCTATGCAGAAGAGATATTCGAGAGACGTCTCGGCGCACCTTCTGGCACAGTTATAAACGGGACGCCGCTCCCAGATTTTGGAGGCAGACACCCTGATCCGAACCTCACATATGCCAAGGGGCTTGTGGATCTCATGTTTTCCCCTGGGGCACCTGACCTCGGCGCCGCATCAGATGGTGACGGCGACAGAAATATGATCCTTGGTAAAGGCATCTTTGTGACCCCCAGTGACAGCCTTGCCGTCCTTGCCGCAAACGCAGACACCGTACCTGGCTATAAAGACGGCCTTAAGGGGGTGGCCAGGTCCATGCCTACAAGCGCGGCGGTTGACAGGGTGGCCGAGACCCTACACATCCCATGCTATGAGACACCCACAGGCTGGAAGTACTTCGGCAATCTTTTAGACGCCGATCTCGTCACGCTCTGCGGGGAAGAGAGCTTCGGTACCGGATCAATCCACATCAGGGAAAAAGACGGACTCTGGGCGGTCCTCTTTTGGCTCAATATCCTTGCAACAAGAAATAAAGGTGTGGCAGAGGTCGTACAAGGGCACTGGAGGCGGTTCGGCAGAAATTTCTATCAGAGGCACGATTATGAAGACCTCGACCAGGATACCGCTAGGCTTCTAATCGAACGACTCAGAAACGCCCTTCCAGGGCTTAAGAACAAGGTCTTCAACGGCTATGAGATAGAGGCGGCGGATGAGTTCAGCTACGAAGACCCGGTAGAAGGCGGCCTGATTACAGGCCAGGGCATAAGAATCATGCTCAAGGGTGGGGCAAGGATCGTCTTCAGACTCTCTGGCACAGGAACCAGCGGAGCCACGCTCAGGATATATCTTGAGAGATACGAGAAAGTGCCTGACCTGCACATCCAAGAACCGAAAGACGCCCTTCGAGGTCTTGTCTCCGCAGCGGACGGGATCGCCAGGATAAAGGAGACCTTAAAAAGGGACGAGCCGACCGTTATCACCTGA
- a CDS encoding sensor histidine kinase: MPLWQGNIVIFLSMFLMVVTYFFSQAAGAQKTFLDDAKSHARLVADVVRLHAKGAILAKGVTDEILKIFLGNADRFIEYLDVVKPFSSEELSAFARESGLAGIKIIRQDGSMTEGPPGWTKTRAIGCGETPVLAYDQILHLLFYAARIGESRRCVITGVKTERIKRLMEEIGLSSVLKDIEGLQGIRYVKIKGVGSIDAISDEGAISAPPSVSIVNMKDGPVAEVKMGLGKAAVLVVGVDASPLNDLKRRLWRDFAVFSVTLALTCGFLSWLLYKWQMKYISKVKDYEKNLSIQREEAALGRAAASIAHEIRNPLNAMGIGLQRLKIETGCLTEEHKRLLDMVLNALKRMNGIVTGLLRYSKPPVPRLRRVRLSIVVDDVLALYRDRIDESDIKVNTYYNIPGEIDADPELLWQVLENLIKNAIEAQKQGGFIDISIDSEGVSIVLRIRNAGDIPDRDDLVRIFEPYFTTKTRGTGLGLAISNRIVAAHGGKMYADIRQEGVIELIVYLPACSGKDVTAL; encoded by the coding sequence ATGCCGCTCTGGCAGGGAAACATCGTAATCTTTTTGAGTATGTTTCTCATGGTCGTTACATACTTCTTTTCCCAAGCTGCCGGGGCGCAGAAGACCTTTCTGGACGATGCAAAGAGTCATGCGAGATTGGTTGCCGATGTGGTCAGGCTCCATGCAAAAGGTGCTATACTTGCAAAGGGTGTAACAGATGAGATATTGAAGATATTCCTTGGCAATGCAGACAGGTTTATTGAATATCTGGATGTAGTTAAGCCTTTTTCATCGGAAGAGCTCTCCGCCTTTGCTAGAGAATCAGGTCTTGCCGGCATAAAGATCATACGTCAGGACGGTTCGATGACTGAAGGGCCCCCAGGGTGGACAAAGACAAGGGCCATCGGCTGCGGGGAAACACCCGTTCTGGCCTATGACCAGATCCTTCATCTCCTTTTTTATGCCGCACGGATTGGAGAATCAAGACGTTGCGTAATAACTGGCGTGAAAACAGAGCGTATAAAAAGACTTATGGAAGAGATAGGCCTCTCAAGTGTGTTGAAAGACATAGAAGGTCTCCAGGGTATACGCTATGTGAAGATCAAGGGGGTGGGGTCGATCGACGCCATATCAGATGAGGGCGCGATTTCGGCACCGCCGAGCGTATCTATTGTAAATATGAAGGATGGGCCGGTTGCAGAGGTGAAGATGGGGCTCGGCAAGGCGGCCGTGCTCGTTGTAGGCGTGGATGCTTCACCCCTCAATGATTTAAAGCGCAGGCTCTGGCGGGATTTTGCCGTTTTTTCCGTGACGCTCGCCCTGACCTGCGGATTTCTCTCATGGCTGCTCTACAAATGGCAGATGAAATATATCTCAAAGGTCAAGGATTATGAAAAAAATCTGTCCATCCAGAGAGAGGAGGCGGCCCTCGGCAGGGCTGCTGCATCCATCGCCCATGAGATCAGAAACCCGTTAAACGCCATGGGCATAGGGCTTCAGAGGTTGAAAATCGAGACAGGATGTCTGACTGAAGAGCATAAAAGGCTTTTGGATATGGTTTTGAATGCGCTCAAGCGCATGAACGGGATAGTTACCGGGCTGCTTAGGTACTCGAAGCCGCCTGTACCGAGATTAAGACGGGTGAGGCTTTCGATAGTTGTCGACGATGTGCTTGCTTTGTACAGAGACCGTATCGATGAATCGGACATCAAGGTGAATACATACTACAATATACCAGGCGAAATCGATGCAGATCCCGAACTCCTTTGGCAAGTATTGGAAAACCTGATTAAAAATGCGATCGAGGCCCAGAAACAAGGCGGATTTATCGATATCTCTATAGATTCAGAAGGCGTATCCATCGTGCTCCGGATAAGAAATGCAGGGGATATACCGGACCGGGATGACCTTGTGCGTATATTCGAGCCGTATTTTACAACTAAGACCAGGGGGACGGGGCTTGGTCTCGCCATATCAAATCGTATAGTAGCAGCCCATGGCGGTAAGATGTATGCCGATATCAGGCAAGAGGGCGTGATCGAATTGATCGTATATCTGCCAGCTTGTAGCGGAAAGGACGTAACAGCGTTATGA
- a CDS encoding sigma-54-dependent transcriptional regulator → MKIMIVDDEPEQIELLSGFLKNQGHDVITAQNGEEALVVFKKTPVQLVFLDHRMPGMTGDEVLKRLKVINPLVHAIIITAYGAVDTAVRAMKLGADDFLEKPVDLTDLIQKIQEIDERVSVEEDIKTVRDFMDDGYLPDGIIANSLTMKEVVSIAYKIARTPWAVLISGETGTGKEVMARLIHGLSDRKGRPFIEINCAAIPENLFESELFGHERGAFTGAVSLKRGKFELARGGTLFLDEIGEMPLALQPKLLRVLQEGRITRVGSEKDAVIDVRVLAATNRDLKGMSKIGQFREDLYYRLNVFEIEMPPLRQRKEDIPLLIDFFVRRYAQRPIDFSPDALDVLMKYPYPGNVRELEHIIQRTVTLLRGKVIRPSDLPDEIRAYQGEDIGILNARLDAVERRMIISALEQNGWNQTKAAAQLGISERVIRYKIQKHGIIRPR, encoded by the coding sequence ATGAAAATAATGATTGTAGATGACGAACCGGAGCAGATTGAGCTGCTGTCTGGTTTTCTCAAAAACCAAGGCCATGATGTCATCACCGCTCAAAACGGCGAAGAGGCCCTGGTGGTTTTTAAAAAGACACCCGTGCAGCTGGTGTTCCTTGACCACAGGATGCCTGGAATGACGGGTGATGAGGTCCTTAAAAGGCTCAAGGTGATAAACCCATTGGTTCATGCCATTATTATAACCGCATATGGCGCTGTCGACACAGCGGTCAGGGCGATGAAGCTGGGGGCCGATGATTTTCTGGAAAAGCCAGTGGACCTGACAGATCTCATTCAAAAGATACAGGAGATTGATGAAAGGGTGTCTGTGGAGGAAGATATCAAGACGGTCAGAGATTTTATGGATGATGGCTACCTTCCAGATGGGATAATTGCGAACTCCCTTACGATGAAAGAGGTCGTCTCCATCGCCTATAAGATAGCGCGAACCCCTTGGGCGGTTCTCATAAGCGGTGAGACTGGTACCGGCAAGGAGGTTATGGCCAGACTCATACACGGCTTGAGTGACAGAAAGGGCAGGCCTTTTATAGAGATAAATTGTGCGGCGATACCTGAAAATCTCTTTGAAAGCGAGCTGTTCGGACATGAAAGAGGGGCATTTACCGGCGCTGTTTCATTAAAGCGGGGTAAATTTGAGCTTGCGAGAGGCGGGACGCTCTTTCTTGATGAGATAGGCGAGATGCCACTTGCCCTTCAACCAAAACTTTTGAGGGTCCTGCAGGAGGGACGTATAACACGTGTAGGTTCTGAAAAAGACGCTGTAATAGACGTGCGTGTCCTAGCTGCAACCAACCGGGACTTGAAGGGAATGTCAAAGATTGGCCAATTCAGGGAAGACCTTTACTATAGACTTAATGTCTTTGAGATAGAGATGCCGCCTCTTCGTCAGAGAAAAGAAGACATCCCGTTGCTCATCGATTTTTTTGTCAGGAGATATGCGCAGAGACCCATTGATTTCTCTCCAGACGCCCTTGATGTGTTGATGAAATATCCATATCCAGGCAATGTTCGGGAGCTTGAGCACATCATCCAAAGGACGGTTACCCTTCTAAGGGGCAAGGTGATAAGGCCATCTGATCTGCCTGATGAGATAAGGGCATATCAGGGCGAGGATATAGGCATATTAAACGCAAGGCTTGATGCCGTTGAGCGACGCATGATCATCTCTGCGCTTGAACAGAACGGTTGGAACCAGACCAAAGCGGCTGCACAACTCGGGATCAGCGAGAGGGTGATCAGATATAAGATCCAGAAACACGGGATAATCAGGCCAAGATAG